DNA sequence from the Cucumis melo cultivar AY chromosome 6, USDA_Cmelo_AY_1.0, whole genome shotgun sequence genome:
GGAACAGGACTAATAAGAAAAATGCAGTTCACTCATTGAATTTCCTAGTTCTTTTCTATACTACTTTAAACAGAAATCGACTTAGAAAAGCAAGATTAACCCCCCTGTTTTCGCAGTGCTAGCAATTTGCTGGGCAAGGTTACCATTCAAGAACCTACCTTTGATAGGATTATTGTAGTTTACAGGTACTGCTCTATTGCTTCGAACTATGCATGCCCCATTATATTTTGAAGCTTCATTTTAGATTATGTAGGATCTGATTACAAAACTTGATTCTTCTTTTGGCTAATTGAATTTGAAGTGTTGGTTTGAGGTCAGACTGAGGGGGATATTTAATTACACTGTGGAGTTTGTAGTCCTTAATGACAGGAAGGTTATATATCGATGATTTTGTCTTACTATTGTAGCTGTGTTGTTCGTTATCGGTGCATATTAGTGggaatttcattttcattttattactAATAATCAACCAGCTTTTCAGATTTTCTTGTCAAAGAGTATCTATTGCCATCTGAGCTGATTGTTCATCagaaattttccttttttccaattattttaaaGTACAGTTCGTTGATATCTAAAAGGAATGGTAATTCTTCAGGCGAGCAAGTACAAAGTCAAAACCTGAACGAGGAATATATGTCAAGCATTTTAAAAACATTCCAATGGCTGATATGGAAATAGTACTTGTATGTtaattctctattttaatcatcattcttttttgtttgttgaaAAGTTTGTGTGAGAAGATCAGTGACGAATTTTTGGTGACAGCCTGAAAAGAAGAATCCAGGACTGACTCCAATGGACTGGGTTAAGTTTATTGTATCTGCTATAGTTGGGCTGGTTAGTATTAAGTATGTTTATTTAGTGCACTATTGTTGTCACTAAATTCTTAATATTTTGTTTACTTGTTTTTACTGTTTGAGTATTTATAGGTTGCCGTTGTGGGTTCAATTGAGATGCCCAAGGCTGACTTTTGGGTCATTTTCGCTGTCCTCTCAACAGTTATTGGTTACTGTGCAAAGACATATTTCACGTTAGTACCATACTCTCTTTGATGCATTTTTCAATTTAATCATTAACTTCTGTTGACCACTTCTGTAAACTATTCAATAATCTCCAAATTTGAAAGATTGGAACGAAAATGTGAAACCCATGACCATGGGCCCAAATCTGAAGTCCACACGTTTACTACAGAAGTAGCTGGGATAGCTGGAGTAGAAGTATGACGGCTGCCTTCAGAGATAAATGTATATTTCCAACTGTCCGATTTAGCATTTCTTCCTAAAGGCAAGCCCAAATAGGTTGATGGTCACAACTCTGTTTACAACCAAAGGTGCCCAGAATCCAAGCAGCTCACTCTTAGATAGATTAACTTTAAGCCTAGATGTATGCTAGGAAATATGAACAGTATTAAAAAGACAATTCAATGCAACATGGTCCACGATGGAGAATACTAAAGTATCATATCAGCAAATTGAAGATGATTCAAAAGATAAATTAGAGACTCCTAGCTGATTGGTTCAAGAGATGACTCAGACAATCAACAACCAGAAAATATGTATCCAAAATCTTTAAGCAACAGAACCAGCTGTTTATCAGAAATGGTGGATGGGAGCACAAGTTTCAAATGATTAGACAAGACACCGGCTACATTTTATAAGCACATAGAATGAGACTAGGAGGCTGATAATCAAAGACAAATTTAGAGTCGACCTTCGGGAAGAGGCAGATGAGAGTTTCATTTAATGATGCATTGATAGAACCATAAGAGTAGAAGTCAATAATCATGTTCTTAATGTCTTGCTTGAGAGAAGGctagaaaaattttaaaaattctttaGGGAAACCGTTGGGTTATGGGACTTACTAACTCCCAAAGAGGAAACTACAGAAAAAGCCTCTTCCTCAGTGAAAGGGCGTTCTAATTCATATGCGTCCTCAACTCTAATAGGGCACCAACCAATGTTAGTGGGAATAATGCTCTGATAGCCATCCTTAAAGGATAAATTGGAATAAAAATGAAGAATTTCAACTTCGATATCAGATGCTGTCACCAGACTCTCCTCTTCTTTGGAAAGAAGTTTGGTGAATGAACTCTTATACTTACGGGCAACAAAAATACAGTGGAAAAAGTGGTATTTTTATCTCCATTTCATTACAACGTTGCATCCAGTATACATCTTGTGCAATCAACTTTTCAAATATGTTCTCAGAGTAATCATCGATAGGAAATCTGATCTGTATTAAGCTATCCATTATCCTCCAAAGTGTTCAAAGCGGCAAAATGTGAAATCAGGGAAGGGAGGTTCCTGGTCTCAAGGTGACAGTTTTACGCCCAATCACAAAGAAAAAATGTCTGTTCTTTCAGTTTCGTCATCAATCCATGGTCAGGCCAACTAGAAGTGGGATGTTAGTCCACCAATTCTCCACCAAAGCATGAAAGAACGGAATTTGTAACCATGAATTTTCAAAGTGAAAGGGGCATGGACCCCAATCAATACTACTAGAGGATAAAGCCAGAGGAAAATGATGAGACATAACTCGATCTAGATGGTGGAAGGTCACAACAATGAATTTGGAAAGCCAAGCGTTTGCAACAAGGAATTTGTTTGGTAAGGAAAGATAAGAGGTTGGTCCTGAGCAAGACAAGTATAACAGCCATCGTCCAACAGGATATCATACAACTGATAATTGGAGATCCACTGATTAAACACTCGCCTACTAGCAGAGATTGAGTGATCATGTGATTTCTCCCATGACTAGCAGATCAACTAAAACCACCGCCAATAATCAATAGTCACCACCAAGTCAAGCCAGCCACCTCATCAAGCTCCTGCCAACATTCTTGATGGTAACATCGATAGACTGCTGTAAGCCAAAAAGAAAACCCATTAGCCAAAAAGACTTGAATGGAAATCATATTTGTGTTGCCCAGGTTTACCCTTTGTTGTTTCAGTTATAGGCTGTATTTTTCCTATAGTCCTTTTTCCTCCTAGTataatactcttgtactttgagcatcaatctcttttattattattaacaaaaaggctcatttccattcaaaaaaaaaaaaaaaaggaaaaaaagactCGAATGGACATAGTAAACAGCCTTGAATGATGTCTTGAATCCTGTAACCAGGTGCGCTCCAAAGTATAAGAATCCCCTCAAAGAGTCAATGGTGTCGAGAGCTGTCCACAACCAAATAAAAGAAGAGCTACAAATAGATTTAACCAAAAAGCCATCCACTTACAGCTTTGTTTCCTGAAGGAGGACAATACTTGGGCACTGTTGTTGAATCACCTTCTTAACCAAAGCTTGCTTCTTCCAGGAACGTAAACCACAGACATTCCATGTGAGAAACTTCATGGGTGAAAAGTGGTACCCTTCTGTATAGCCAACGTGGCTGTTTTGTCATAGTGGATTGATGACTGTAGTCCCTGTAGTTCAAATtgcaacttttcttttttcacagAAGCGGAGTTGTGTTTTTTGGGATTTTAATTTTAGTAGGAGAGGTGGAATGGCCATAATAAAAGGCCATGTTCACGGAGGATATTGGCAATACCTTGAAGGTTAAGAGGGAGGTGAATAGTAATTGAGGGGGGTGGGTTGGGTATAGGCTGCAAACTATCATAAtggtttatgtttgggatgtaGACTAATTTAGTTTGAGCTGGAAATAGTGAACCTACTGTAGCAAAGAGGGAAAGAGAGAATGAGTAGGAAATAATAAACATGTTAACAAAGAGAGATTTGAAATAGTAATCTGTAGTTAATTGTAGGTTTTAATGGTTGGAAACACAAACTACCACAAGTGAAGCCCAAACATGGACTGGGCTATAGTAACCCACTCCAACCACTGGGAGGTAAACAACCTGTCTGTTTTATACTTAAATAATGTGCAACTGGGAGGCTATTCCTAATAGTTTATCTTGCTCTGATTATCAGTTTTGTTGATTTCTCTAATGCATGTATACTCTGgccatttttgtttttaaatctATAGGTTTCAGCAAAACATGGCTACATATCAGAACTTAATTACACAATCCATGTATGACAAACAGCTGGATAGTGGAAGGGGAACACTTCTTCATTTGTGCGACGATGTGATCCAACAGGAAGTAAGTATATTATGAATTTCTTGTCTGTCAAATGTGAATATTGTATCGAGACATAAATTTCCGAGTTTGAGAAAAAGGATTAAAATGCATGCTATGCTCGTAATTGGACTATATCTTTACTTGTCTCTTTCTGAATCTCTGAAAGGAGTCTGAAACTCTAGAATGATAGTGTGGTTCCGTCTTCATTTTCCAGCTGGGACCTTCTGGAAAGCCAATGGGTTCTGTTCATTCTCACAAAATTACCCTCTAGTTTGGGCATTTGTTGGCTAAGAGAAGTCCAATCATTTAAtgaattattgttattgaatcATTGTAGGGTATGTTTCTATAGGGCAGTGCTTTGCTCATTTTTCAAGAAGCTTGGTCTTCTGAGGGATTTTTCCTGTACTGTATGTATCGTTTAGTCCTTCTGCCAGTCTGATTGATAGATAGAAAAATGGAGCAATCCATGGAGAAATGGTGAAAAGTCGAGCAACAAAAGCCAATCTTTTAGTCAACCACTGTTTTGTTTAAGTACAAGCCATGGTAGTTTGTAATTGAATAATTGAAGGGTATGTTTTCTTAGAGGCTAGTGTTTGGTCATGTTGCAAGTAGCTCACGTGAAAAATGTGATAATACATGGGAAAATAGTGAGTACATACTATGACTCGCTGTTTTAGCTTCTGTTTGCATGTGCATCTGTTTTTGGTGACTAGAGGCCTATTGATTTGTTATTACTTTGGTTGTTTTTGCTTTAACCATTTAATAAACTTTGAGCAACAAATAGAGAAAACGATGAATTGCGTATACAACAACTGCTTTTCTGAAATCAATATTTAGATGCCTATTGATTTAGTTTTTTTTGGGTTTGGTTTAACCCACAAATTGTTGGATCCTACGTTTGAGGTAATATAATAAAGTTGAAGATGAAAACCCTCCCTACTGCTGGTAAACGATGGTAATCATCTTCACCTTTTCTTGATTAAGAGCATCATTATGTTAAGAAACATGACAGGATTTCTAAGGCGCTTTAGAAATGCTGACGAAATTAAATATTAGCTCATTGCTCTATTTCTCTAGCTGTTTTTTGGAGATTCATTTTTATATGATATCTGTATGAACTAGGCTGGAGTTTTTCTGAGGTACGCAAGTGGCATACCCTTATGCATATACTGTTAGTCAATACTTATAATGAGTTTTTTCCCTTTGTGTTTAGGTTAAAGAAGTGATCATTTCCTTCTTTATACTGATGGAGCAAGGCAAAGCTACTTTAGAAGTAATTTCTTCAGCCGCTGCTTTGTTTTCTTGCTTTCTTTGATTATGTTTGGAAACATTGATGTGGATTATCTGAAATTTACGGAGAAAAGTAATTTTATGATGATGGCAAATAGGATCTTGATCTACGGTGTGAGGAGTTGATCAAAGAAGAGTTTGGAGAACACTGCAACTTTGAAGTGGACGATGCTGTTCAAAAGTTGGAGAAATTGGGAATCGTTTCTCGGGTTAGTTATAAGCATTTTTCTTACTGATGAAAATTGatccaaaaaaatttataaaagcAATTTAGAAAAAGTAGTGAAAGCAATTTGAGGAAAAGTAAGAAGAATGTCGTATATTACTCTGTTTCTAAGTGAGGAAGGGATCAACAACAACACTTTGTACGTAAATTGCGTTAATTATATGAATGCATCAGGATTCTTCTGAGTAGATGCTCATTGACTAAATGGAATATTTGATGATTGCCTAGCATGGTTTTAATGGATATTTACACATATAGTATTTGAGGGTAAGTTGATAGTGTGGTGCATATGGAAGGTGTCCATGATCTTCATCTGATTCTTTCTCTGTTGACTTTAAATTTAGGATACAATTGGACGTTATTACTGTGTTGGATTAAAACGCGCCAATGAGATTATAGGACCAACTACAGAGGAGCTTGTCTTGAAAGCAAGGCAGGGTCTCAATCCTTGAGAAATGGAAAGGCCAAACCTATTCCTGCCCTTTCTCGGAGTGTATCTTAGCGCTAGAGCATGAAACATGAAATTCAACTGTAGATAGTGTTGGCAGTGCAAATGAAGAAAAATTGCTGCTCAAGAAAGTTTTCCACTTCAACAGTTTAGTGATGCAAGCTTAGTAGTTTGCTTCATGCATTTACCCCTTCTTCGTAGAAATGCTGCTCTTTGGTGTGTTTCTGAACTTGATTCGAATCTGGAGTGTAGTTATATTTTACTTGCAAGATTTATTGCATCAGTTTTGTTATTTTGGAAATCTCACCGAGGATATGGCTGTTTTTCTTATGCTTATTGTATGGTTGAaatatgttttaatattttcatttcaGGTATCTCATGTAGAAAGGGCAATCCTATTATGCCAAATGAACATTTTGTGCCATGTGTCACAAAGAGGGGTTTATAAAGTTCAACTGGGGAGGTCTTGCCATTTTTTACCCTTTTTTCAGCTTTCTGACTTGTGGTCGTGGGTATAAACTTGTTAGGACATTCAAAGACTCTACATATCTTGTAACATTGGTTTTTGTCACTCAAAAAGTCTTATTATTAGAGATAATTTTCTTAACCTGTTGTTGTGTCCTTGGAGAGGTAACACAGAAACAAGAACTCAGGATATTTTTGATTAATGATCTGCTTTAAAAATATTAACAGCCTATGTTTTATACTAAGGTTTTTACAAGACAAGGTgaccttttcaaaaaaattcaGCAGCTAATTAACCAACTAATTATAGCTTAAACCCCCTAGGGAAAACTTGTCATCAAGTTTTAGGCAGAAATGTCTGGTTGGTCAGGTGGAAAATATTCAAAGATATCGGTTACGTGAAGACGAGATTAATATGTATGTTGTCTAGTAAATCGATCTTGTAAGCATTGTCTCTCCGAACTCTTATTATTTTATAGAGTCATCTTCTTTGGTTGtaatttattgtatttttcAGTTAGAAGTTTCACTTTTCgaagatatgttatattagatcttctcctttgaatttttttgaatCTTCTATGTTTATTTGCTTGTTTCTTGTATTCTTCATTCGTTTTCTCAATTTGGTTGCTCAATTCTTCATTCGTTTTTCCAATTCTTTAAACCTTAGCTATTTTTTCCACCATGTTTCTCTTCCAAATGAAGGTCAATGTTAAAAGGAATAATAGCAAGATCAACAGTTAGTTTACGTAATTTAGTGTAAACAATTTCAAACGGTGACTTGTTCGATTCTTCATATGATTGTAGGAGAACTTGACTTGAGTTAATATGAGGTCTCATTGCTTCAGTTTGTATCCACCAACACATCTTATGAGGTTGGCTAAAGTTCTTCTGGTGATGACTTCGATTTGTTTGTCCGTTTGTGGATGACTCGTGGTACTAAATTTGAGTGTTGTGTTGAGTTTTTTCTAAAGAGTTCCAATAGTAGCTTACAAACTTTACGTCTCGTTTGAATACTATGAATGTACAATTTCTTTAAAGAATGGTTAGCTACATGAACGATATTCGAAGTTTTCCTACGAAATAAAAAGTGAGACATCTTGCTAAAATGGTCAACTGGAACAAGAACAGAATCATAACCACTTTGAGTTTTTGGCTTAGGATGAATTCTATGGACAAATGTTCCCAAATACCTTCTGGAATAGGTAATGGGGTTTAAAGGCTCGTATTTGTTGATGTTTCTTGGCAGTTTGAAATGTAAAATAGTGTTTGACGAACTTTATGACATATTTACGTAGTTGAGGCCAATACTATCTTTCACTAAGTAGTTGATAGGCCTTGTCAATGCCAAAATGTTTTGTAAGTTATTGCTATGAAGTTTTTTAATCAAAGCCTCACAAAAGAGATGCTCTAGAAATACAAAGAAGATTATTCTTAGAAAGAAATGCGTTAGTCAAATGGATATCATTATAATTGACATAATCAACACAAAAGACCATACTTTACCAAAATCAGGGTGATCTTGAAAAGAGTAGGTAAGGAGTTAAAAGCTACTAGTTGAGTTTTTAGAATAGTACGTAAGTAGGTTAGcttttctactaagagcatgcTCCACCAAATTGGTACTACTGA
Encoded proteins:
- the LOC103491708 gene encoding uncharacterized protein LOC103491708 isoform X1, which codes for MGKNKEVIRLERESVIPVLKPKLIMTLANLIEHSSDRAEFLKLCKRIEYTIRAWYLLQFEDLMQLYSLFDPVHGAQKLEQQNLSSDEIDVLEQNFLSYLFQVMEKSNFKIASDEEIEIALSGQYLLNLPITVDESKLDKVLLKKYFATHPQANLPDFVDKYVIFRRGTGIDRTSDFFFMEKVDMLIGRFWSYLLRLTRLEKILCRRPSSRSMEDRKKNDEIPTDAEQDLDVERVRLENMELSASNLLGKVTIQEPTFDRIIVVYRRASTKSKPERGIYVKHFKNIPMADMEIVLPEKKNPGLTPMDWVKFIVSAIVGLVAVVGSIEMPKADFWVIFAVLSTVIGYCAKTYFTFQQNMATYQNLITQSMYDKQLDSGRGTLLHLCDDVIQQEVKEVIISFFILMEQGKATLEDLDLRCEELIKEEFGEHCNFEVDDAVQKLEKLGIVSRDTIGRYYCVGLKRANEIIGPTTEELVLKARQGLNP
- the LOC103491708 gene encoding uncharacterized protein LOC103491708 isoform X2; translated protein: MGKNKEVIRLERESVIPVLKPKLIMTLANLIEHSSDRAEFLKLCKRIEYTIRAWYLLQFEDLMQLYSLFDPVHGAQKLEQQNLSSDEIDVLEQNFLSYLFQYVIFRRGTGIDRTSDFFFMEKVDMLIGRFWSYLLRLTRLEKILCRRPSSRSMEDRKKNDEIPTDAEQDLDVERVRLENMELSASNLLGKVTIQEPTFDRIIVVYRRASTKSKPERGIYVKHFKNIPMADMEIVLPEKKNPGLTPMDWVKFIVSAIVGLVAVVGSIEMPKADFWVIFAVLSTVIGYCAKTYFTFQQNMATYQNLITQSMYDKQLDSGRGTLLHLCDDVIQQEVKEVIISFFILMEQGKATLEDLDLRCEELIKEEFGEHCNFEVDDAVQKLEKLGIVSRDTIGRYYCVGLKRANEIIGPTTEELVLKARQGLNP